The following is a genomic window from Acidobacteriota bacterium.
ACAAGCCAGCCAAGGCTTGTAAGGCCTGCGGACAGATACCGGCGTTCTTTGGCGATCAGGTTGAGTGACTTTTCCCGAAAAGCGGAGTCCGAGATCGATTCTGCCGCCGCAATCACGGCCAGGGTATTCACCGACCACGGTTCTTGTTGATGGGAAAGTTCTACGACCAGGCTAGGGTGGGTCACGAGGTACCCAATTCTCAAGCCTGGGATTGCGAAGAATTTCGTGAAGGACCGCAGGACAATAAGGTGCCGCTGCTGGCTGGCCCGTCTGGAAAGCGACGGCTGGGAGGTGAAATCGATAAAAGATTCATCAGCAACGAAGTAAATTCGCCTTCGAAAGCAGAGGTCGCTGATGGCGGACAGCGTTTCCGGGGGGATCACAGCACCTGTCGGATTATTGGGGTTGGCAAGGATGAGCATATCAGGGGCTTCATCCGTTAGCGTGCGAAGAAATTCAGTCAACTCAATTTGGAAGCCCCTTCTGGAATTGAGATGGTATTCGCGGATACGGCAGCCTGAACGCCGAAGAGCGGCAGCGTATTCGGAGAAGGCCGGCTGAGCCAGCAGTGCTTTTCGGGGGTTCAGATGGCGTGGAATGAGGTGAAGAAGTTGTGTAGCGCCGTTGCCGAAAAGAATACTTTCCGGATCGATGCTCTCGTGGGAAGCCACCAGATTTCGGAGACCTGCCATGCTCTGGTCCGGGTAATGGCAAACCAGACCTAGTTCTTTCTTCAACCTGTGGTGAGCTCCCGGTGAAAGTCCCAAAGGGTTGATGCTGGCGCTAAAGTCCATGATGGCCGATACCGGCACGCCGAGCCGCTGGGCTGCGCCGAAGATATCACCACCATGTCGTGCTACGGTCATCAGATTTTCCCCATCAGAGCAGCGAGTCCAGCGGAAACCACTAGCGCTAACGCCGAGGTGAGATAGAGAAGGCATCGCACCTGCGAGTAAAGCTCCGGCTTGAGTTCCCGAACAGGCTTCCCGAGATACGCCTTGCGGATTGGCCAGCCATTATAGAAGTTGGTCCCTCCAAGCTGCACACCGAGGGCCCCGGCGTACGCCGCTTCAGGATATCCACTGTTCGGACTGGGCTGTAGGCTGGCATCCTGCCGGACGGCGCGGTAGGACTCTTTCCAGCCGAGGCGCAAAACGAACGATCCGGCAATCACCAACACTGCCGTCAGACGAGCGGGCACAAGGTTGACAGCATCGTCCAGGCGCGCCGCAGCCCAGCCAAAGTCGCGATATCGATCATTCTTGTAACCGATCATGGAGTCCAGGGTGTTGACGGCCTTGTACGCAAGAGCCAAAGGTACTCCTCCAATAGCAAGATAGAACAAGGGTGCGACAACCCCATCCGAAGTGTTTTCCGCCACCGTCTCGATGACGGCGCGCACAATCTCAGCCTCGTCCGCCGTTCCAGTGTCGCGACCCACAATCTTGCCCAGGCTGGATCGCGCAAGATCACGGCGGCCACTCCTGAGGTAATCGAGAACTTCCCCTCCCGCAAGGTCCAGGCCCCGTATCGAGAGTGTGGTGTAAGCAAGGTAAATCGCCGTAGCCGACGCCGCAAGCGCCGAAAACTTACGGATCCACGCTAGCAGCAGCCAGGACCCCAAACCCACCGTAAAGACGATGAGCAAAGTTGTCAAAACGCCGGCCAGGCGCAAGGCCCATGGGGTGCGGGCAAGTTTCCGGCAAGTTTTCTCCAGGGCTGTGGCCGCCAACCCAAAGAACCGGACCGGATGGGGCAGCCAGGGTGGATCGGCGAACGCCAAGTCGGCGGCGTAAGCCAGCAAGATTTGAAGACCGTTCACAACAATGACCGTCTTTCAGGGTTGACCTAGCGATGAGAATCGCTCCGACATGCGCTGTGCATGGATCGGCATCTTTTGGACCAAATCGAGCTTCACTGCCGCCCCCACAGGAATTGATCCGGAAAAAAGTTCCGGATGAATGATCTCCGCCAGCATTTCGAGTCCTTTGACGGTGCGAGGTCCCGGCCGGCTGAAATAAGACGGGCTGTCCACAATGTATACACGCCCGGCACGCACGGCGGGAAGGTCGTACCAACCCACCCGGGTCGAAAATCGGTCCACTTCAGTTAAGGTTCGCTCAATCTTGTAGCCACACGGCATAATCACCATGACTTCGGGGGCGAATTCAACCACCTGCTGCCACGGGATGACCGTTGATGGCGCGCCTTCGTGGCCCAAGCCGTCGATTCCCCCTGCGAGACGTATCATCTCCGGTACCCAGTGGCCGCCTGCCATCGGCGGATCCATCCATTCCATGCAGCACACCCGCGGACGCTCGGCGACGTGTGAGGCCGCGGCGGCGACCTTATCGATCCGTTCCTGGAGTAAGAGGGTTACGGCGTGTGCGCGCTCTTCTTGCCCCGTCACTTCACCAACTGTCAGAATGTTGTCAAGAATCTGGCGGAGATTGTTCGGTTCGAGAGAAACAATGCGGCAGGGGCCGGCCAATATCCTTGCCGCATTGCGCACCTGCGCAACAGGAATCGCACATACGGTGCAAAGCTCCTGGGTAAGGATCACTTCGGGATCGATCTGCCGAAGCAATTGCTCGTCGATGCGGTACAGGCTGTGGGTCGGATGACGATGCGCGCTGACCGCGCCGTGGATTTCCGCGCTGCGCAGCGTGGAGGAAAGATCGCTTGTCGAGACCACA
Proteins encoded in this region:
- a CDS encoding threonine-phosphate decarboxylase; protein product: MPSLSHLGVSASGFRWTRCSDGENLMTVARHGGDIFGAAQRLGVPVSAIMDFSASINPLGLSPGAHHRLKKELGLVCHYPDQSMAGLRNLVASHESIDPESILFGNGATQLLHLIPRHLNPRKALLAQPAFSEYAAALRRSGCRIREYHLNSRRGFQIELTEFLRTLTDEAPDMLILANPNNPTGAVIPPETLSAISDLCFRRRIYFVADESFIDFTSQPSLSRRASQQRHLIVLRSFTKFFAIPGLRIGYLVTHPSLVVELSHQQEPWSVNTLAVIAAAESISDSAFREKSLNLIAKERRYLSAGLTSLGWLVPYPSEANFLLVRIQHQAIRANHLQRELEAIHILIRGCTDFRGLGQKYIRVAIRSRKENRCLLEALRQAGGILTERRRV
- the cobD gene encoding cobalamin biosynthesis protein CobD; this encodes MNGLQILLAYAADLAFADPPWLPHPVRFFGLAATALEKTCRKLARTPWALRLAGVLTTLLIVFTVGLGSWLLLAWIRKFSALAASATAIYLAYTTLSIRGLDLAGGEVLDYLRSGRRDLARSSLGKIVGRDTGTADEAEIVRAVIETVAENTSDGVVAPLFYLAIGGVPLALAYKAVNTLDSMIGYKNDRYRDFGWAAARLDDAVNLVPARLTAVLVIAGSFVLRLGWKESYRAVRQDASLQPSPNSGYPEAAYAGALGVQLGGTNFYNGWPIRKAYLGKPVRELKPELYSQVRCLLYLTSALALVVSAGLAALMGKI
- a CDS encoding cobalamin-binding protein; the encoded protein is MRILSLLPSATEIVYALGLGDNLVGVSHECDYPPEVKTKPVVSTSDLSSTLRSAEIHGAVSAHRHPTHSLYRIDEQLLRQIDPEVILTQELCTVCAIPVAQVRNAARILAGPCRIVSLEPNNLRQILDNILTVGEVTGQEERAHAVTLLLQERIDKVAAAASHVAERPRVCCMEWMDPPMAGGHWVPEMIRLAGGIDGLGHEGAPSTVIPWQQVVEFAPEVMVIMPCGYKIERTLTEVDRFSTRVGWYDLPAVRAGRVYIVDSPSYFSRPGPRTVKGLEMLAEIIHPELFSGSIPVGAAVKLDLVQKMPIHAQRMSERFSSLGQP